The Candidatus Zixiibacteriota bacterium genome includes a region encoding these proteins:
- a CDS encoding S8 family serine peptidase, with translation MMNRTHVSMYFFLFTLLVISNGAFFSCSKNTTDSPPNNPPLAPTGVLLGGDTSAVADTVVYDLDPTPASESEIGDNGFMTTRLDAIISPNSTVGQVNSALDSIDAKIISMNEAKLMMTLIIPAVTSKAEADSLGEILVNSGAFLFAYGTFTANISLLPGDSRAPASISAVLPPSDTLNMQALIKMKMPAAWNVKEMAGSFGQVTVVVADEFYSESPHADIPSQVFMPTSGGVSNIANSVGFYPGNHGFHIAGIIGAKFDNLRTTGVHPGPASRLKITSLALDGLSASEISDAIASNLPTGPFILNTSLGFFGDMSVTPKLDRILTAIGWRIQLDDAGRYDNFLHIASAGNEGQNNDESRFAVWNSQFALAAGFNDPYDLIDPDSLTAFQKFRLDLLIATYTLVDPLATAKLNNIIVVGSSDTAGVESSFSNPGSPVRVLGEAVAGPCAKADNSSDPDDCRSVGGALIARYSGTSMATPLVAGLAAYMWNLKPSLTPAATKNIILHVYNTMQGGTGILNAFACCLALDDNLATAKVRKELLDVSGSTGAPGSDGVFNEKDIQLLLNKFLEFENSRPAGSNTPDYSRYDLNGNGITGDSLKKAGFDLDVNTPPQLGTVTKEVCGLSRQFNELALSDYDILMYYAFSSLFTGNIIVRNELFECAEESHFVMIIPLVNPSRTYVDNPLRSVRVGIVTGTDTVFGAYNCRLTLTGAALGSTGEPGLRVRDFFAPVSGEVSLDYFLFRDATEARLKFEVLSFGNAILYDTTLVVQGDGRDRWSGTFSGWASISGIECAPFDTPVDSAWAYFNIWFDGTRLNMTVKYYLDSLYSRDLTPNGWYGSGGGNVDPSASLSITCEMNFRNGFGTQPYLWNDGHGQINMQLNLTACSISGSITPPTIPCGDEAYTDPFSASFSSLKGDRCH, from the coding sequence ATGATGAATCGAACACATGTTTCAATGTATTTTTTTCTTTTCACGCTTTTGGTTATTTCGAATGGCGCGTTCTTTAGTTGTTCAAAAAATACTACCGACTCTCCGCCAAACAATCCGCCTCTTGCCCCAACCGGCGTCCTACTAGGAGGTGATACCTCTGCGGTCGCTGATACGGTTGTCTATGACCTTGATCCTACGCCCGCCTCGGAATCAGAGATTGGCGACAATGGCTTTATGACCACGCGTCTAGATGCGATTATTAGCCCGAACTCGACTGTGGGGCAGGTGAATTCAGCACTTGATTCGATCGATGCCAAGATTATTTCCATGAACGAAGCCAAACTGATGATGACGCTTATTATTCCCGCCGTCACATCAAAAGCCGAAGCCGACAGTCTGGGCGAGATTCTCGTCAACAGTGGAGCCTTTCTCTTTGCCTATGGCACATTCACCGCGAACATCTCCCTTTTGCCCGGAGATAGCCGCGCACCGGCCTCAATTTCAGCCGTCTTGCCGCCAAGTGACACGCTTAATATGCAGGCGCTTATAAAAATGAAGATGCCCGCCGCGTGGAATGTCAAAGAGATGGCAGGTTCATTCGGACAGGTCACTGTCGTTGTGGCTGATGAGTTTTACTCGGAAAGTCCCCATGCCGATATCCCCTCTCAAGTATTCATGCCAACCTCAGGAGGCGTGAGTAATATCGCAAACAGCGTTGGATTCTATCCCGGCAACCATGGTTTTCACATCGCCGGAATCATCGGCGCAAAATTTGACAATCTTCGTACCACGGGCGTGCATCCCGGTCCGGCATCGCGACTCAAAATAACCTCGCTGGCACTTGATGGACTTTCGGCCTCTGAGATCTCAGATGCCATCGCTTCAAATCTGCCGACCGGACCATTCATCCTCAATACCAGTCTAGGGTTCTTCGGCGATATGAGCGTCACCCCGAAACTCGACAGAATCCTCACCGCCATCGGCTGGAGAATCCAGCTTGACGATGCCGGACGCTACGATAACTTTCTTCACATCGCTTCGGCTGGCAACGAGGGACAGAATAATGATGAATCACGATTCGCGGTCTGGAACTCCCAATTTGCCCTCGCCGCTGGTTTTAATGACCCCTATGATCTGATCGATCCGGATTCTCTTACCGCTTTTCAGAAATTTCGCTTAGATCTGCTGATTGCCACGTACACGCTTGTTGATCCACTTGCCACCGCCAAACTCAACAATATTATAGTAGTCGGCAGTTCCGATACAGCCGGAGTGGAAAGCAGTTTTTCTAATCCGGGCTCGCCGGTAAGAGTGCTTGGCGAGGCCGTCGCCGGGCCATGCGCAAAGGCGGATAATTCAAGCGATCCGGATGATTGCCGCTCAGTTGGTGGTGCATTAATCGCGCGCTATAGCGGCACCTCGATGGCAACTCCACTGGTTGCGGGCCTGGCCGCCTACATGTGGAATCTTAAACCGTCACTTACTCCCGCGGCCACCAAGAATATCATTCTTCATGTCTATAATACTATGCAGGGAGGCACCGGCATCCTCAATGCCTTTGCATGCTGTCTCGCTCTTGATGACAATCTTGCGACAGCTAAAGTTCGGAAAGAACTACTTGATGTCTCCGGGTCGACAGGTGCGCCAGGAAGCGATGGCGTGTTCAACGAAAAAGATATTCAATTGCTTCTGAATAAGTTTCTTGAGTTTGAAAATAGCAGACCGGCAGGCTCCAATACCCCCGACTATTCACGGTACGACCTCAATGGTAATGGGATAACGGGCGATTCATTAAAGAAAGCCGGTTTCGATCTCGATGTAAACACCCCACCACAGTTGGGCACTGTCACGAAAGAAGTGTGCGGCCTGTCAAGACAATTCAATGAGCTCGCCCTGAGTGATTACGACATCTTAATGTACTACGCGTTCTCTTCACTATTCACAGGTAATATCATAGTTCGTAATGAGCTATTTGAATGTGCAGAAGAATCGCATTTTGTCATGATTATCCCTCTTGTCAATCCATCTCGGACATACGTCGACAACCCCTTGCGGAGCGTGAGGGTAGGAATTGTCACTGGAACGGACACCGTCTTTGGTGCCTATAATTGTCGGTTAACTCTGACCGGAGCGGCCCTTGGGAGTACAGGAGAACCAGGTTTGCGGGTGAGAGATTTTTTTGCTCCCGTATCCGGAGAGGTCTCTCTCGACTATTTCCTCTTTCGAGATGCCACTGAAGCTCGGTTAAAATTCGAAGTTCTGTCTTTCGGTAATGCGATACTGTACGATACTACATTAGTTGTGCAGGGGGATGGCCGCGATCGCTGGAGTGGTACTTTTTCAGGGTGGGCATCGATATCCGGTATTGAATGCGCGCCGTTCGACACGCCGGTTGATTCTGCTTGGGCGTACTTTAACATTTGGTTCGATGGAACTCGCTTGAATATGACCGTTAAGTACTACCTCGACTCTCTTTACTCGCGCGACTTAACCCCCAACGGATGGTACGGCTCGGGGGGCGGCAACGTCGATCCTTCGGCGAGTCTCAGTATCACATGTGAGATGAACTTCCGGAACGGTTTTGGGACTCAGCCATATTTGTGGAATGACGGGCACGGACAAATAAACATGCAGCTTAATTTGACTGCGTGCTCAATCTCAGGCTCAATCACTCCACCGACCATACCCTGCGGAGACGAGGCTTACACCGACCCGTTTTCGGCAAGCTTCAGTTCGCTAAAGGGAGATCGCTGTCACTAA